Proteins from one Actinomycetes bacterium genomic window:
- a CDS encoding pseudouridine synthase has protein sequence FKERTVDKTYHALVQGHPDPTRGTVDAPIDRHPTHDYKWAVVAGGRASITHYETLEAFRAASLLEIHLETGRTHQIRVHMAALRHPCVGDLTYGADPVLAARLGLTRQWLHAVRLAFDHPATGLPVAFTSAYPADLAAALETLRAES, from the coding sequence TTCAAGGAGCGCACGGTCGACAAGACCTACCACGCCCTGGTGCAGGGGCACCCCGACCCGACCCGCGGCACCGTCGACGCCCCGATCGACCGGCACCCGACCCACGACTACAAGTGGGCGGTCGTGGCCGGCGGCCGGGCCAGCATCACGCACTACGAGACGCTCGAGGCGTTCCGCGCGGCCAGCCTGCTGGAGATCCACCTGGAGACCGGTCGCACCCACCAGATCCGGGTGCACATGGCGGCGCTGCGGCACCCCTGCGTGGGCGACCTGACCTATGGCGCGGACCCGGTGCTGGCGGCCCGGCTCGGTCTGACCCGGCAGTGGCTGCACGCCGTCCGGCTGGCCTTCGATCACCCGGCCACCGGGCTGCCGGTCGCGTTCACCTCGGCGTACCCGGCCGACCTGGCCGCGGCGCTGGAGACGCTGCGAGCGGAGTCGTGA
- the dnaE gene encoding DNA polymerase III subunit alpha yields MGDSFVHLHVHTEYSMLDGAARLDDLFAETARLQMPALAMTDHGNVYGAYDFWKKAKAAGVKPIIGMEGYYVPIGSRFDRQPFEFGSAAVNVGEAGTEGMGKGKQAYTHMTLLAETTQGMHNLFRLSSLASLEGSYRKPRFDRELLETYGKGIIATTGCPSGEVNRWLQVGQYDKALAAAANYRDILGRDNFFVEVMDHGLAIEKSTHADLLRIAAELDLPLLATNDLHYTHASHADAHEALLCVQTGKTLADPNRFRFDARDFYLKSPAEMREVWRELPEACDNTLLVAERCAIEFAEGRNLMPRFPVPAGETEESWLVKEVERGLAARFPGGVPESHRKQAEYEVGVICQMGFPGYFLVTADLVRYAKENRIRVGPGRGSAAGALIAYALGITELDPIKHGLLFERFLNPERVSMPDIDMDFDERRRADMIRYATEKYGEERVAQIITYGTIKAKAAVKDAARVLGYPFALGDRITKAMPPAVMGKDVPLSGIFDESNPRYGEAAEFRQLYETEPDVAKVVDTARGLEGLKRQWGVHAAGVILCAEPLLDVIPIQRREQDGAIITQFDMGACEALGLLKMDFLGLRNLTVLDDCLEHIAVNRGETLVLEELPLDDRPTYELLSTGDTLGVFQLDGGPMRSLLRAMQPDNFEDISAVLALYRPGPMGANAHNDYADRKNGRKPVVPIHPELAEPLADILDDTYGLIVYQEQVMAIAQKLAGYSLGAADLLRRAMGKKKKAILDKEYIPFSEGMRANGYSDAAIKTLWEILVPFSDYAFNKAHTAGYGLVSYWTAYLKANYPAEYMAGLLTSVKDDKDKSALYLGECRRMGIKVLPPDVNESDSNFTAVGSDIRFGLSAIRNVGENVVASIIATRKAKGRFGDFADFLAKVDANACNKRVVESLVKAGAFDSLGHTRRGLVAVHIEAIDAVLETKRAEAIGQFDLFGGDDVGAKPFGLDLTIPMGEWEKSVLLAHERDMLGLYVSDHPLFGLEHVLAQAADCSIAEIMGDDDRSDGAPVTLAGLITGLQRKVTKRGDSWAIATLEDLEGVIDVMVFPQTYQLVATQLAEDVVVVVRGRLDKREDVPRLVAMEVTVPDLSDGPRGPVVITLPVNRCVPPVVDRLKEVLATHPGVTEVHLQLQASGRTTVMRLDDRLRVTPSPALFGDLKALLGPGSIA; encoded by the coding sequence ATGGGTGACTCGTTCGTGCACCTGCACGTGCACACCGAGTACTCCATGCTCGACGGCGCGGCCCGCCTCGACGACCTGTTCGCCGAGACCGCGCGGCTGCAGATGCCCGCCCTGGCCATGACCGACCACGGCAACGTGTACGGCGCCTACGACTTCTGGAAGAAGGCCAAGGCGGCCGGGGTCAAGCCGATCATCGGCATGGAGGGCTACTACGTCCCCATCGGCAGCCGGTTCGACCGGCAGCCGTTCGAGTTCGGCTCCGCCGCGGTGAACGTCGGCGAGGCCGGCACCGAGGGCATGGGCAAGGGCAAGCAGGCGTACACCCACATGACCCTGCTGGCCGAGACCACCCAGGGCATGCACAACCTGTTCCGGCTGTCCAGCCTGGCCAGCCTCGAGGGGTCCTACCGCAAGCCCCGGTTCGACCGTGAGCTGCTGGAGACCTACGGCAAGGGGATCATCGCCACCACCGGCTGCCCCTCCGGCGAGGTCAACCGCTGGCTGCAGGTCGGGCAGTACGACAAGGCACTCGCTGCCGCGGCCAACTACCGCGACATCCTCGGCAGGGACAACTTCTTCGTCGAGGTCATGGACCACGGCCTGGCGATCGAGAAGTCCACCCACGCCGACTTGCTGCGGATCGCAGCCGAGCTCGACCTGCCGCTGCTGGCCACCAACGACCTGCACTACACGCACGCGTCGCACGCCGACGCCCACGAGGCGCTGCTGTGCGTGCAGACCGGCAAGACCCTGGCCGACCCGAACCGGTTCCGGTTCGACGCCCGCGACTTCTACCTCAAGTCCCCGGCCGAGATGCGCGAGGTGTGGCGGGAGCTGCCCGAGGCCTGCGACAACACGCTGCTGGTCGCCGAGCGGTGCGCCATCGAGTTCGCGGAGGGACGCAACCTGATGCCGCGGTTCCCGGTCCCGGCAGGGGAGACCGAGGAGTCCTGGCTGGTCAAGGAGGTCGAGCGGGGGCTGGCCGCCCGGTTCCCCGGCGGCGTCCCCGAGTCGCACCGCAAGCAGGCCGAGTACGAGGTCGGCGTCATCTGCCAGATGGGCTTCCCCGGCTACTTCCTGGTCACCGCCGACCTCGTCCGCTACGCCAAGGAGAACCGGATCCGGGTCGGCCCGGGCCGCGGCTCCGCGGCCGGCGCGCTCATCGCCTACGCGCTGGGCATCACCGAGCTGGACCCGATCAAGCACGGTCTGCTGTTCGAGCGGTTTCTCAACCCCGAGCGCGTGTCCATGCCCGACATCGACATGGACTTTGACGAGCGCCGGCGCGCCGACATGATCCGCTACGCCACCGAGAAGTACGGCGAGGAGCGGGTCGCCCAGATCATCACCTACGGCACGATCAAGGCGAAGGCCGCGGTCAAGGACGCCGCCCGGGTGCTCGGCTACCCCTTCGCCCTCGGCGACCGGATCACCAAGGCGATGCCGCCGGCGGTCATGGGCAAGGACGTCCCGCTGTCCGGGATCTTCGACGAGAGCAACCCCCGGTACGGCGAGGCCGCCGAGTTCCGCCAGCTGTACGAGACCGAGCCGGACGTCGCCAAGGTCGTCGACACCGCGCGCGGCCTGGAGGGCCTGAAGCGGCAGTGGGGCGTGCACGCGGCCGGCGTGATCCTTTGCGCCGAACCGCTGCTCGATGTCATCCCGATCCAGCGCCGCGAGCAGGACGGCGCGATCATCACCCAGTTCGACATGGGGGCCTGCGAGGCGCTCGGACTGCTCAAGATGGACTTCCTGGGCCTGCGCAACCTCACCGTGCTCGACGACTGCCTTGAGCACATCGCGGTCAACCGCGGTGAGACCCTCGTCCTCGAGGAGCTCCCGCTCGACGACCGGCCGACCTACGAGCTGCTGTCCACCGGCGACACCCTCGGGGTGTTCCAGCTGGACGGCGGCCCGATGCGCTCCTTGCTGCGCGCGATGCAGCCGGACAACTTCGAGGACATCTCCGCTGTCCTTGCCCTGTACCGCCCTGGCCCGATGGGCGCGAACGCGCACAACGACTACGCCGACCGCAAGAACGGCCGCAAACCGGTCGTCCCCATCCACCCCGAGCTCGCCGAGCCGCTGGCCGACATCCTGGACGACACCTACGGGCTGATCGTCTACCAGGAGCAGGTCATGGCGATCGCCCAGAAGCTGGCCGGCTACAGCCTCGGCGCCGCCGACCTGCTGCGCCGGGCCATGGGCAAGAAGAAGAAGGCGATTCTCGATAAGGAGTACATCCCGTTCTCCGAGGGGATGCGCGCGAACGGCTACTCCGACGCCGCGATCAAGACGCTGTGGGAGATCCTGGTCCCGTTCTCCGACTACGCGTTCAACAAGGCGCACACGGCCGGCTACGGCCTGGTCTCCTACTGGACGGCGTACCTCAAGGCCAACTACCCGGCCGAGTACATGGCGGGGCTGCTCACCTCCGTCAAGGACGACAAGGACAAAAGCGCGCTGTACCTCGGCGAGTGCCGCCGGATGGGCATCAAGGTGCTGCCCCCCGACGTCAACGAGTCGGACTCCAACTTCACCGCGGTGGGCAGCGACATCCGGTTCGGGCTGTCGGCGATCCGCAACGTGGGCGAGAACGTGGTGGCCTCGATCATCGCCACCCGCAAGGCCAAGGGCCGGTTCGGCGACTTCGCCGACTTCCTGGCCAAGGTCGACGCCAACGCCTGCAACAAGCGGGTGGTCGAGTCCCTGGTCAAGGCCGGCGCCTTCGACTCGCTGGGCCACACCCGGCGCGGCCTGGTCGCCGTCCACATCGAGGCCATCGACGCTGTCCTGGAGACCAAGCGGGCCGAGGCGATCGGCCAGTTCGACCTGTTCGGCGGCGACGACGTGGGCGCCAAGCCGTTCGGCCTGGACCTCACCATCCCGATGGGGGAGTGGGAGAAGTCGGTGCTGCTCGCGCACGAGCGGGACATGCTCGGCCTGTACGTCTCCGACCACCCGCTGTTCGGCTTGGAGCACGTGCTCGCCCAGGCCGCGGACTGCTCGATCGCCGAGATCATGGGCGACGACGACCGCTCGGACGGCGCTCCGGTCACGCTGGCCGGGCTGATCACCGGCCTGCAGCGCAAGGTGACCAAGCGCGGCGACTCCTGGGCGATCGCCACCCTCGAGGACCTCGAGGGCGTCATCGACGTCATGGTCTTCCCGCAGACCTACCAGCTGGTCGCGACCCAGCTGGCCGAGGACGTCGTGGTCGTGGTCCGCGGCCGGCTGGACAAGCGCGAGGACGTCCCGCGGCTGGTGGCCATGGAGGTCACCGTGCCGGACCTCTCCGACGGGCCGCGCGGCCCGGTCGTGATCACGTTGCCGGTGAACCGGTGCGTGCCCCCCGTGGTGGACCGGCTCAAGGAGGTGCTGGCCACCCATCCGGGGGTCACCGAGGTGCACCTGCAGCTGCAGGCCAGCGGCCGCACCACAGTCATGCGCCTCGACGACCGGCTGCGGGTCACTCCGAGCCCGGCCCTGTTCGGCGACCTCAAGGCGCTGCTCGGCCCCGGCAGCATCGCCTGA
- a CDS encoding GNAT family N-acetyltransferase: protein MSRLTVERVTAPDDVTAALAVRREVFVVEQDVPVDLEQDERDATADHFLVRVEDQPVGAGRLVVEPPGFEGVDPGLGEVAHLGRLAVSLEVRGTGLGAVLVRAIEARARERGLLVMYLGAQTHAVAFYERLGYGAHGAVFDDAGIPHRHMTRLL from the coding sequence GTGAGCCGGCTGACCGTCGAGCGGGTCACCGCCCCGGACGACGTCACGGCCGCCCTGGCCGTCCGGCGCGAGGTGTTCGTGGTCGAGCAGGACGTCCCGGTCGACCTGGAGCAGGACGAACGGGACGCGACGGCCGACCACTTCCTGGTGCGGGTCGAGGACCAGCCGGTCGGGGCCGGTCGGCTGGTCGTCGAGCCGCCCGGGTTCGAGGGGGTCGACCCGGGGCTCGGGGAGGTGGCCCACCTGGGGCGGCTGGCCGTCTCCCTCGAGGTACGCGGCACCGGCCTGGGCGCCGTCCTGGTCCGGGCGATCGAGGCGCGGGCCCGCGAGCGCGGCCTGCTGGTGATGTACCTGGGCGCGCAGACCCACGCCGTCGCGTTCTACGAGCGGCTCGGCTATGGCGCGCACGGTGCGGTCTTCGACGACGCCGGCATACCGCACCGGCACATGACCCGGCTGCTGTAG
- the ybaK gene encoding Cys-tRNA(Pro) deacylase yields the protein MAGTPATVALTRAKVPFTEHAYAHDPAAGSYGLEAAAALEVTPARVFKTLLARVDGALTVAVVPVSGQLDLKSLAAAAGGKRAEMADPKDAERVTGYVVGGISPVGQRKALPTVVDATASGFPTVFVSGGRRGLDIELAPADLVRFTRATVAPIGRPG from the coding sequence GTGGCCGGAACTCCCGCGACGGTGGCCCTGACCCGGGCCAAGGTGCCCTTCACCGAGCACGCCTACGCCCACGACCCGGCGGCCGGGTCGTACGGGCTCGAGGCGGCCGCCGCGCTCGAGGTGACCCCCGCGCGGGTGTTCAAGACCCTGCTGGCCCGGGTGGACGGCGCGCTGACCGTGGCCGTCGTCCCGGTGAGCGGCCAGCTGGACCTCAAGTCGCTGGCCGCGGCGGCCGGCGGCAAGCGGGCCGAGATGGCCGACCCGAAGGACGCCGAGCGGGTCACCGGCTACGTGGTGGGCGGAATCAGCCCGGTCGGCCAGCGCAAGGCGCTGCCCACGGTCGTGGACGCCACGGCATCGGGGTTCCCGACCGTGTTCGTCTCCGGGGGACGCCGGGGGCTGGACATCGAGCTGGCGCCCGCGGACCTGGTGCGGTTCACCCGAGCGACGGTGGCTCCGATCGGTCGGCCCGGCTGA
- a CDS encoding aldo/keto reductase, which yields MTQPCPRPAAASGTFTLGGDLTVTRLGYGAMQITGPGIWGPPADPEGAVAVLRRAVELGVDFIDTADSYGPFVSEELIARALHPYDGVTIATKGGLARTGPDQWHPIGLPEYLTQCVEMSLRRLRVETIDLYQLHRVDNRLPLEDQVGALKNLQDAGKIRHIGLSEVTVAQLEAARVVAPIVSAQNLYNLGHRAAEDLVDHCQREGIAFIPWFPFANGTLARPGGILDAMARTTGHSPGQLALAWLLRRSPAILPIPGTKSLEHLEENLAAAGIALEDPQYDVLTALVSRG from the coding sequence ATGACCCAGCCCTGCCCGCGGCCGGCGGCCGCCAGCGGAACGTTCACCCTCGGCGGCGATCTGACGGTCACCCGGCTCGGCTACGGCGCGATGCAGATCACCGGCCCCGGCATCTGGGGACCCCCGGCCGACCCCGAGGGGGCCGTCGCCGTGCTGCGCCGGGCGGTGGAGCTGGGGGTCGACTTCATCGACACCGCCGACTCCTACGGGCCGTTCGTGTCCGAGGAGCTCATCGCCCGGGCGCTGCACCCCTACGACGGGGTGACCATCGCCACCAAGGGCGGGCTGGCCCGCACCGGTCCGGACCAGTGGCACCCGATCGGCCTGCCCGAGTACCTCACCCAGTGTGTGGAGATGAGCCTGCGCCGGCTGCGGGTGGAGACCATCGACCTGTACCAGCTGCACCGGGTCGACAACCGGCTGCCGCTGGAGGACCAGGTCGGGGCGCTGAAGAACCTGCAGGACGCCGGCAAGATTCGCCACATCGGGCTGTCCGAGGTCACCGTGGCGCAGCTCGAGGCGGCCCGGGTGGTGGCGCCGATCGTCTCGGCGCAGAACCTGTACAACCTCGGCCACCGCGCGGCCGAGGACCTGGTGGACCACTGCCAGCGCGAGGGCATCGCGTTCATCCCGTGGTTCCCGTTCGCGAACGGCACGCTGGCCCGCCCCGGCGGCATCCTGGACGCGATGGCGCGCACCACCGGCCACAGCCCCGGCCAGCTGGCCCTGGCCTGGCTGCTGCGCCGCTCGCCGGCCATCCTGCCGATCCCCGGGACCAAGTCGCTGGAGCACCTCGAGGAGAACCTGGCGGCCGCCGGCATCGCGCTGGAGGACCCCCAGTACGACGTCCTCACCGCCCTGGTCTCCCGCGGCTGA